From Myxococcota bacterium, the proteins below share one genomic window:
- a CDS encoding thioesterase family protein has translation MPPNERFWVPESIGDARYRLRASEAACVGIPGRRAPMGGVTTAAAIEAMEQETGKSLFWATSQFLAPAPTERDFEIRVEVLGRGRRATRMRATLLHGDETILVAAGALGEADPSAGVSFCAVPSVPDSAECPRLETPDDGGLMSQLERRRAHRDEPGREAVWFRFLAGHGTSAGTLAILGDFLAGAHPDTRGSVGFDNTLRVVAPRETDWILADMSIAHIGAEVFHGSMRLFARSGELMAISSLTALRPPPKHRG, from the coding sequence GTGCCGCCGAACGAGCGTTTCTGGGTTCCGGAGTCGATCGGCGACGCGCGCTATCGCCTCCGCGCATCGGAAGCCGCTTGCGTCGGGATTCCGGGTCGCAGGGCACCGATGGGCGGGGTGACCACGGCCGCAGCGATCGAGGCGATGGAGCAGGAAACCGGGAAGTCACTCTTCTGGGCGACCTCCCAGTTTCTCGCGCCGGCGCCCACCGAGAGGGATTTCGAGATCCGCGTGGAGGTCCTCGGCCGGGGGCGCAGAGCCACTCGGATGCGGGCGACGCTGCTCCACGGTGACGAGACGATCCTCGTCGCCGCGGGCGCGCTCGGAGAAGCGGACCCATCCGCCGGGGTCTCTTTCTGCGCGGTCCCGAGCGTCCCGGACTCGGCTGAATGCCCACGGCTCGAGACACCCGACGATGGCGGACTGATGTCCCAACTCGAGAGGCGCCGCGCCCACCGCGACGAACCGGGTCGCGAGGCGGTCTGGTTCCGATTCCTCGCCGGTCACGGTACGAGTGCGGGAACGCTCGCCATCCTCGGAGACTTCCTGGCCGGTGCCCATCCCGATACCCGCGGGAGCGTTGGCTTCGACAACACGCTGCGGGTGGTCGCGCCACGGGAAACCGACTGGATCCTCGCCGACATGTCCATCGCCCACATCGGCGCCGAGGTGTTCCATGGATCGATGCGCCTGTTCGCGCGGTCGGGAGAACTCATGGCGATCTCGAGCTTGACCGCCCTGAGGCCGCCCCCGAAGCATCGGGGCTGA